The following are encoded together in the Terriglobia bacterium genome:
- a CDS encoding ABC transporter substrate-binding protein — MSSFSIAPQIREISIAHSPDSDDAFMFYGLATNKVRVPGLKFTHTLTDIETLNRKAMEGFYDVSAISFHAYPYVQDKYALMSCGGSVGEQYGPMVVSPRGMSLDELKRTKVAVPGTMTTAYLALKLFAPNIETVAVPFDQIIPEVLAGNYAAGLIIHEGQLTYETSGLTRILDLGKWWHELTGLPLPLGGNAIRRELGPELIATVSHALRDSIQYALDHREEALAYAMQFARDLDPQKADQFVGMYVNERTLDYGPDGREAVVRLLDMGHRAGIIPMEPNVEFV, encoded by the coding sequence ATGTCATCATTTTCCATCGCTCCCCAAATTCGCGAAATCAGCATTGCTCACAGCCCTGATTCCGATGACGCCTTCATGTTTTACGGGCTGGCCACCAACAAAGTCCGCGTGCCGGGTTTGAAGTTCACCCACACGCTGACCGACATTGAGACGCTGAACCGCAAAGCCATGGAAGGCTTTTATGACGTCAGCGCCATCTCCTTCCACGCGTACCCTTACGTGCAAGACAAGTACGCGCTCATGTCCTGCGGCGGCAGCGTGGGTGAGCAGTACGGCCCCATGGTGGTGTCACCGCGCGGCATGAGCCTGGACGAATTGAAGCGGACCAAAGTGGCCGTGCCCGGCACCATGACCACGGCGTATCTGGCGCTTAAGCTGTTTGCTCCGAACATTGAAACCGTGGCCGTGCCGTTCGACCAGATCATCCCGGAAGTGCTGGCCGGCAACTATGCAGCGGGACTCATCATCCACGAAGGCCAGCTGACCTATGAGACCTCCGGGCTGACCCGCATTCTGGATTTAGGAAAATGGTGGCACGAACTCACCGGGTTGCCGTTGCCGCTGGGCGGCAATGCCATTCGTCGCGAACTGGGGCCTGAACTCATCGCCACCGTTTCTCACGCGCTAAGGGACAGCATCCAATATGCGCTCGACCATCGTGAAGAAGCTCTGGCCTACGCCATGCAGTTTGCCCGCGATCTCGACCCCCAGAAGGCCGACCAGTTTGTTGGCATGTATGTGAACGAGCGCACGCTGGACTACGGCCCGGACGGCCGCGAAGCAGTGGTCCGGCTGCTGGATATGGGACATCGCGCCGGGATTATTCCCATGGAGCCGAACGTGGAGTTTGTCTAA
- a CDS encoding RNA-binding protein: MKNIYVGNLDFNVTEDELRQAFSAYGQVDNVTILKDRDTGQPRGFGFVEMANDEEAEKAINGMNGAQLGSRAINVNEARPKVSRGGGGGGGGFNRGGGGGFGGGRGGGGGNRQGGRGGGGGFRGR; the protein is encoded by the coding sequence ATGAAGAATATCTACGTAGGTAATTTGGATTTCAATGTTACAGAGGATGAGCTTCGCCAGGCTTTTTCGGCGTATGGCCAGGTTGATAACGTCACCATTCTCAAAGACCGCGACACGGGCCAGCCCAGGGGCTTCGGCTTTGTGGAGATGGCCAATGACGAAGAAGCTGAGAAGGCGATCAACGGGATGAACGGCGCGCAACTCGGCTCGCGCGCAATCAACGTCAATGAAGCCCGGCCCAAAGTGAGCCGCGGCGGCGGAGGCGGTGGTGGCGGGTTCAACCGCGGCGGAGGCGGAGGATTTGGCGGTGGTCGCGGCGGCGGTGGCGGCAATCGCCAGGGTGGCCGCGGCGGCGGTGGCGGGTTCCGCGGTCGCTAG
- a CDS encoding GNAT family N-acetyltransferase yields MDIRLRPCTPDDQSFLFQLYADTRRQEVSAFGWDQAQQDAFLRMQFNAQQRSYVMAYAGAEHEIILGDDQPIGRILVLHGADAKVLVDIALLANHRGQGTGGRLLRELIVRGDRERVPVRLQVHRGNPARRLYERLGFVQTSEDAMYFQMERAPR; encoded by the coding sequence ATGGATATTCGGTTGCGGCCATGCACCCCGGACGACCAGTCCTTTCTCTTCCAGCTTTACGCCGACACGCGACGCCAGGAAGTCTCCGCTTTTGGGTGGGACCAGGCGCAGCAGGACGCTTTCCTGCGCATGCAGTTCAACGCGCAACAACGCTCGTATGTAATGGCCTACGCTGGGGCGGAGCACGAAATCATTCTGGGCGACGACCAGCCTATCGGCCGCATCCTGGTGCTGCACGGCGCGGACGCCAAGGTCCTGGTGGATATCGCCCTGCTTGCGAACCATCGCGGACAGGGGACCGGCGGCCGGCTATTGCGCGAGCTGATCGTACGCGGCGATCGCGAGAGAGTGCCCGTGCGTCTGCAAGTGCATCGCGGCAATCCCGCAAGACGGCTGTATGAAAGGTTGGGCTTCGTCCAAACCAGCGAAGACGCCATGTACTTCCAGATGGAAAGAGCGCCGCGATGA
- a CDS encoding response regulator transcription factor produces the protein MNGSQKIFVVEDDLDISRLVRHHLEAAGFRVRSFSSTASVIHDAQKERPALMLLDIMIPGGDGMELCRQVRQAGAPLAATPIVFLTAKTSETDRIMGLELGGDDYITKPFSPRELVARIKAVLRRCEGPLAPSSITAGDLEIDAGAMTLSVRGETVTTTATEFRLLHYLAQHAGRVFTRDQILDAVWRETTYVSPRSVDVYVRKLREKIEHDPERPRYLKTVRGTGYRFEVPK, from the coding sequence ATGAACGGCAGCCAGAAAATATTTGTGGTGGAAGACGACCTGGACATCTCCCGCCTGGTGCGCCATCACCTGGAAGCGGCCGGATTTCGCGTGCGCAGCTTCTCCAGCACCGCCAGCGTGATCCATGACGCGCAGAAAGAGCGTCCCGCGCTCATGCTGCTGGACATCATGATCCCCGGCGGCGACGGCATGGAGCTGTGCCGCCAGGTCCGCCAGGCCGGCGCGCCGCTGGCCGCGACACCTATCGTTTTTCTTACTGCGAAGACATCGGAGACCGACCGCATCATGGGACTGGAGCTGGGCGGCGATGACTACATCACCAAGCCCTTCAGCCCGCGCGAGCTGGTCGCGCGCATCAAAGCTGTGCTGCGGCGGTGTGAAGGTCCGCTGGCTCCGTCGTCCATCACGGCAGGCGACCTAGAAATAGACGCCGGCGCTATGACCCTGAGCGTCCGCGGCGAAACGGTGACGACCACCGCCACTGAATTCCGGCTGCTCCACTACCTGGCCCAGCACGCCGGACGGGTCTTTACTCGCGACCAGATTTTGGATGCCGTCTGGCGGGAGACCACGTACGTTAGCCCGCGATCGGTGGACGTTTACGTCCGCAAGCTGCGCGAGAAGATCGAGCATGACCCGGAGCGCCCGCGCTACTTGAAAACCGTGCGCGGAACGGGCTATCGGTTTGAAGTGCCGAAGTGA
- a CDS encoding helix-turn-helix transcriptional regulator gives MAKRKSKGAYMISAVAEMYGIHPQTLRLYEREGLLKPSRTDGNTRLYTEEDVQRLEFILNLARDLGVNIAGIGIILQMRERMEEMNRQMQGFVRFVQQEVALRASQAHADPSQGAIVPIRKPTISMPVKNKKK, from the coding sequence ATGGCCAAACGAAAATCCAAAGGCGCCTACATGATCTCCGCCGTCGCGGAGATGTATGGCATTCATCCGCAGACGCTGCGCCTGTACGAGCGCGAAGGCCTGCTCAAGCCGTCGCGCACCGACGGCAACACGCGTCTCTACACGGAAGAAGACGTGCAGCGCCTGGAGTTTATCCTGAACCTGGCGCGCGACCTGGGCGTGAACATCGCCGGGATTGGCATCATTTTGCAGATGCGCGAACGCATGGAAGAGATGAACCGGCAGATGCAGGGGTTCGTCCGCTTTGTGCAGCAGGAAGTGGCCCTCCGCGCCAGCCAGGCCCACGCCGATCCCAGCCAGGGCGCCATCGTGCCCATCCGCAAGCCGACGATCAGCATGCCGGTGAAGAACAAGAAGAAGTAG
- a CDS encoding DnaJ domain-containing protein, with the protein MATTQQKDYYATLGVKKSASAEEIRKAFRKLARKYHPDVNPDKKAEEKFKELSEANDVLSDPKKRKIYDQIGFYSDNIDPATAEAYARGGGHPGQGGPGAGGQGVPFDFSGFDFSDFTGGGRQTGGGGGFRDIFSSIFSGGRGPGAAMAREPEHGSDLEYLANIGFWDAIRGTVIRLNIPRHDTCNNCSGKGVVGSPQTCSQCGGSGQITQTNGRMKFNLQCPRCGGSGKAQSECQVCHGDGVVERTDPLEFRVKPGTRDGQRIRLAGKGNAGLHGGPFGDLYIIIRIGEHPVFRRKADDVYATIPVSAMEAALGAKIEVPTIDGRAQLRVPPGTQSGQKLRLREKGVPSATKDGVRGDQIVEVKIVVPEARDLKVRELWQELQKLNPEDPREELWSKV; encoded by the coding sequence ATGGCAACCACACAACAAAAAGACTATTACGCCACGCTCGGCGTAAAGAAGAGCGCCTCCGCGGAGGAAATTCGCAAGGCGTTCCGCAAACTTGCGCGCAAATACCATCCTGACGTCAATCCGGACAAGAAGGCGGAAGAGAAGTTCAAAGAGCTTTCTGAAGCCAATGACGTGCTGAGCGATCCCAAGAAGCGCAAGATCTACGACCAGATCGGCTTCTACTCTGACAACATTGATCCCGCCACGGCAGAGGCCTATGCGCGCGGCGGCGGGCACCCCGGCCAGGGCGGACCCGGCGCCGGCGGTCAGGGCGTGCCGTTTGACTTCAGCGGGTTTGATTTTTCTGACTTCACCGGCGGCGGACGGCAGACCGGCGGAGGCGGCGGCTTCCGCGATATCTTCTCCAGCATTTTCAGCGGCGGGCGCGGACCGGGCGCGGCCATGGCGCGCGAACCGGAACATGGCTCTGATCTTGAATACCTGGCCAACATCGGCTTCTGGGACGCCATCCGCGGCACCGTCATCCGTTTGAACATTCCGCGCCACGACACCTGCAATAACTGCAGCGGCAAGGGCGTGGTGGGTTCGCCGCAAACCTGTTCGCAGTGCGGCGGCAGCGGACAGATCACCCAGACCAACGGACGCATGAAGTTCAACCTGCAATGTCCGCGCTGCGGCGGAAGCGGCAAGGCGCAGAGCGAATGCCAGGTGTGCCACGGCGACGGCGTCGTCGAACGCACGGACCCGCTTGAATTCCGCGTGAAGCCGGGCACGCGTGACGGCCAGCGCATACGCCTGGCGGGCAAAGGCAACGCCGGACTGCACGGCGGACCGTTCGGCGATCTCTACATCATCATCCGCATCGGCGAGCATCCGGTTTTCCGCCGCAAAGCCGACGACGTTTACGCCACCATCCCGGTCAGCGCCATGGAAGCCGCGCTGGGCGCCAAGATTGAGGTCCCCACCATTGACGGCCGCGCGCAACTGCGCGTGCCGCCGGGCACGCAGAGCGGGCAGAAACTGCGCCTGCGCGAAAAAGGCGTCCCTTCGGCGACGAAAGACGGCGTTCGCGGCGACCAGATTGTGGAAGTCAAGATCGTCGTGCCGGAAGCGCGCGATCTGAAAGTCCGCGAGTTGTGGCAGGAATTACAGAAGTTGAATCCGGAGGACCCGCGGGAAGAGCTGTGGAGTAAGGTGTGA
- a CDS encoding nuclear transport factor 2 family protein → MKFMKRRGLRMFAVAALLPMMASGAIAQSAKVATSSVTSAAMSAEDSATIQQVTQRVRDFLANVPKNDPKVFEDFFADDVIYTRSAGVTVTKADILKNIDVRASNEPQATFGADDFTVHPYGTVAVVNFRLIMHNQENGKETISYFRNTGTFLKRNGKWQAVAWQATKVPEDTKAKP, encoded by the coding sequence ATGAAATTCATGAAACGACGCGGTCTGCGGATGTTTGCCGTGGCCGCCCTTCTGCCCATGATGGCGTCCGGCGCCATCGCCCAAAGCGCTAAGGTCGCGACTAGCAGCGTCACGTCAGCGGCCATGTCTGCCGAAGATTCGGCCACCATCCAGCAGGTGACGCAGCGCGTGCGCGATTTTCTGGCTAACGTGCCCAAGAACGACCCTAAAGTTTTTGAAGACTTCTTCGCCGACGACGTGATTTACACTCGCTCCGCCGGCGTCACCGTGACCAAGGCTGACATCCTCAAGAACATTGACGTGCGGGCCAGCAACGAGCCGCAAGCCACCTTCGGCGCTGACGACTTCACCGTCCACCCCTACGGCACCGTGGCGGTGGTAAACTTCCGGCTGATCATGCACAACCAGGAAAACGGTAAAGAGACGATCAGCTACTTCCGCAACACCGGCACGTTCCTGAAGCGCAACGGCAAGTGGCAGGCTGTGGCGTGGCAGGCGACCAAAGTGCCGGAAGATACCAAGGCCAAGCCATGA